From a single Silene latifolia isolate original U9 population chromosome 6, ASM4854445v1, whole genome shotgun sequence genomic region:
- the LOC141587725 gene encoding uncharacterized protein LOC141587725: MVIGLARLKSVLDSLDDVLQLPQTQDSLQNDVVERLLEDFLRFVDAYEVFHGVLLGLRQEVSSAQVAIRRKDDSKLGLYVKAHKKFANDVAKLVGTLTERSNEVVKPDDEIYIVVRDACRLTASISEAIFGSMSGSFGPGRRPIWAGLGFRKVRKEEEGVEEFGKVVRGVESLLEFRKRKSNSNNNDSNREEVKMGVLKGMQKMEECVGEMERESEKVFRSLISNRVSLLNILTHA; encoded by the coding sequence ATGGTAATTGGACTGGCCCGGTTGAAATCCGTATTGGACTCGTTAGATGATGTCCTCCAGCTGCCTCAGACGCAGGACTCGTTGCAAAACGATGTCGTAGAGAGGCTTTTAGAAGACTTTCTACGATTCGTTGACGCGTATGAGGTTTTCCACGGAGTATTGTTGGGCCTGAGGCAGGAGGTGTCCTCGGCCCAAGTAGCGATCCGAAGGAAGGACGATTCGAAACTGGGGCTTTACGTCAAGGCCCATAAGAAATTCGCCAATGACGTCGCCAAGCTCGTCGGAACACTCACTGAGCGTTCCAACGAGGTCGTCAAGCCCGACGATGAGATTTACATCGTCGTACGAGACGCCTGCCGTCTCACCGCCTCGATTTCCGAGGCAATATTCGGCAGCATGTCGGGCTCGTTTGGGCCCGGGCGTCGGCCCATTTGGGCCGGACTCGGATTTCGAAAGGTGAGGAAGGAGGAAGAAGGGGTGGAGGAATTTGGAAAGGTGGTAAGGGGTGTTGAGAGTTTGCTCGAATTTCGGAAGCGAAAAAGTAATAGTAACAATAACGATAGTAATAGAGAAGAGGTGAAAATGGGAGTGTTGAAGGGAATGCAAAAAATGGAGGAATGTGTAGGGGAAATGGAGAGGGAAAGTGAAAAGGTGTTTAGGAGTTTGATTAGTAACAGGGTTTCGTTACTAAACATTTTAACCCATGCATAA